The Polaribacter sp. MED152 region AATTGGCAAAGAATTAGTTGTAGACAACCACTTAAACTCAAATAATGGTATGACTATAACAAATTCATCCTTTATAAATAAGGAAGGATATATTACAGTTAAATCTAGTAAGTGGTATTTTACAACAATTCAAATTCTTCAAGAATATTTAAGGATACTTTTTACTTTAATAATTTTGTATCAATTAAAAACGCTTTTCAAACTCTTAAAGCAAAAGATTAATTTTAGTTTAATACTTGCTCAAAAAGTAAAAGTTATTGGTTTGCTAATAATTGTATATCAACTTATACAGCTTACATTTAGTATATTTTATATGACAAATTACAGTTATGCAGGCTTTAAAGATATAACCATGACAGACATTGTTAGAATAAACATTACACCTAGATTAGAATTTGAATATGACTATATTATAATAGGTTTAAGTTTGTTAGTATTGCATAAACTGTTATCAAAGGGAGATGTTATTCAACAAGAAAACGATTTAACAATTTAAGATGGCAATTGTAGTAAATTTAGATGTAATGCTTGCCAAACGCAAAATGCGGAGTAAAGAATTGGCAGAAATAATAGGTATAACAACTGCTAACTTATCCATTCTAAAATCTGGTAAGGCAAAAGCAATTCGTTTTTCTACTTTAGAAGCCATTTGCAAGGCTTTAGATTGTCAGCCAGCAGATATTTTAGAATATCAACAAGATTAAACTAAAAAACTCCGAATTTTCATTCGGAGTTTTTTAATTATATAATTTAGATATTACTATCTATTTTTAGGTTCATCCATATTCATAAACATAAAATCTACATCCATGTTTTCTTCACCTAACAAATATTTACTAAAATGATCTGCTCTTAACCAAAAAGAATATTCTGTCATTCTACCAAAACCATGTCTTTGACCTGGCATAATCATAAATTTAAAACGTTTCTTAGCTTTAATTAATTCATTTGCCATTCTTATAGTTCCTGCAGGATGCACATTGTTATCCATATCTCCATGAATTAACATTAAATGTCCTTTTAAGTTTTTAGCTAAAGATTGATTGTCATCGATTTTGTATTTATGAGAAATTTTACCCTTCTCATCGATTTCTTCTTTAACTCCATGATGCGTTTCACTCCACCAAGAATTGTAAACATTATTATCATGATTTCCTGCAGATGAAACAGCCGCTTTAAAGAAATCTGGATATACCAACATTGCTGCTGTAGACATAAAACCACCTCCTGAATGGCCATAAATTCCTACTTTTTCAATATCAATAAACTTATGTTTATTTGCCAATTGCTGTGCAACGTATTTTTTATCTGCCAAACCATAATCACGTAAATTACCATAACCATAATTATGATACCATTTAGACCTGTCTGGATGACCACCTCTGTTTCCTAAAGTTATAACCACAAAACCAACTTGAGCCATTCTGTCTAACCTATCCATTCTATAAGAAAAAGATTTGTTTACAGCCTCTGTTTGTGGCCCTGGATAAACATATTCTAATAACGGATATACCTTTGTGGTATCCATATCAAAAGGTTTATACATTACACCATAAATATCAGTAATTCCATCATCAGCTTTTACTTTAAAAGGTTCAGGAAATTTATATCCTGATGCAAACAATTGAGATAAATCTGCAGTTTCTAAATCCATTACTTTACGTCCATTAGCATCTCTCACTTCTGATTTTGGCACTGTATTTACCCTAGAGTAATTACTAACAAAGTATTGATTAGAGTCTGACATACTTGTACGTTTTGTAAAATTACCAGGATCTAAAGTTCGCATTCCAGAACCATTTAGATTGATTTTGTAAGTGTGTAAGTAATAAGGATCTTGTTCTTTATTTACACCATTCGCTGTAAAATATAAGGTTCTACTTTTTTCATCTAAACCTTCAAAACTATCTACATGATAATCACCTTCTGTAACTTGGTTTTTTAAATTACCATCTGCATCATATAAATAGAAATGTGCCCAACCATCTCTTTCTGCCCAATGCAACATTTCTGTTTCATTGTTAAACAGTACCAATGGTCTAGACTCTATATATGTATTAAAACGTTCTTCAATTAAAGTTTTATACTCACCTGTTTCTAAATCTGCAACATTAATATCATACTTTTTACGATCTCTAGAAATTACACTAAAGTATAATTTACCTTTTTTAGATAATAGTAAAGATGGTGTAAACTCATCATCTCTTTGAGACTGCTTCCTTGGTGCTCTAAACACATTTATACTTTGCTGACGAACTGTATCTAAAGGAACTGTAACATGCGTTTTTGTTGGAATATCAAAAATCATTAGTTCTGATTTGTAATACTCTTGTTCTCCTGGCATGTGGTATTTATATGTTTCTAAAGTTGGTCTTTTCTTACCTGTAGAATTAATTACCCATAAATCTTTAATATGTCTAGAATCCGATTTTTCGAATACAAACTTTTTAGAATCATGAGACCATGTACCCCAAACTCCTTTTCTTTTGTCTTTATTTTTTTCTACATCTTCATTATCTTGTCCTCTACCACCCCAAGTATAGCCATAGTTTTCTTCACCATCTGTGGTCCATTGGTTTTCTACAACAGTAGTATCTTTTTCATCTTTGATAAACTTTTTAAAGTTTACTTTGTCCATCCAATAGATGTTATGATTTTTACCATACAAAACAATAGAACTATCTGGAGCAATATTTGCCCAACGTTGCCAAGGCTTTTTTTCTGGCTTTTTGGTATCTAAAATGGTTAAACGATTGCTACCTAATCTATACTCTAGGTGATACGTTTTCTTCTCCATTTTTGGCTTTTTCTTTTTAGCCTTCTTGGTAGAAGTAGAATCTTTTTTCTGTTCTTTTTTATCCTCATCTACAACCTCTACTTCTTCTGTAGAAGTTACTCTAAAACGAATAGCATTTTCTGCCTCATTAAATTTGATATTGAATCTTGGCAGATGCTTAGCATCATAGGGATCTTTAGTAATTTCAGTCAACCACTTTGCCATTTTTACATTGTCAAATAGTGGTTTTTTTGTTTTTTTATCTACATCTACTATGTAATGATTAGAACCTTCTGATGTTTTATAGGCATACCAAAAACGGTTTCCTTTTTTTAACCAATGAGGGCTCACTGAAGTAGAATGTACCATTTTAGCCAGATTCTTAGGCGAATATTTGGCTGCCTGTCTATAATTAGGTTTTGGAGTTTCTTGCGCAAACACAATAGAAATTGCAAAAAGAAACACAAAAAATAGAGTATTTTTTTTCATTTGAAATGTAAGATTAGTTTGAATTATCTATAAAGTTGACCAAAACAATTAACACTGCAAATTTTTTAAGAAATGTTTGTTAAAATTTTAACAGTTTACTGTTAGTTCAGGTTTCTTTTCTCAATAAAAAATCTTTTTAACAGCAAAGAACAATCATTTTCTAAAACCCCTGATGTTACTTTTGTTTTTGGATGCAATTGTGTACCAAGATTCACAAAACCTCTTTTTGGTTCTGAAGCACCATACACAATTCTTTGAATTTGAGACCAATAACTTGCACCTGCACACATTTGGCAAGGCTCTAGAGTTACATATAAAATGCAATCTTTTAAATATTTACCACCCAAAAAATTAGCTGCTGCTGTAAAAGCCTGCATTTCTGCATGTGCAGTTACATCATTTAAGGTTTCTGTTAAATTATGCGCTCTTGCAATTATTTGATTGTTTAACACAATTACAGCACCAACAGGAATTTCACCTTTATCAAAAGCAATTTCTGCTTCTTGATAGGCTTTTTTCATGAAATAAGTATCATCAAAAGGTTCAATCATGTTTTTGAATCTAAAAAACCAATATTACAAAATTTGATATTGTATTTTTGTAATCTAATGAAAAACTTATTAGCCAACATATCAAATCCTTCAGATTTAAGAAAACTGAATGCAGATCAATTGCCTGAATTGGCAAAAGATTTAAGAGCTTTTATTATAGATATTGTGGCTACAAAAGAAGGTCATTTAGGAGCAAGCTTAGGTGTTGTGGAATTAACTATTGCACTTCATTATTTATTTGACACTCCTAATGATTTATTAGTTTGGGATGTAGGTCATCAAGCTTATGGCCATAAAATTTTAACCGATAGAAAAGCAGTTTTTCATACCAATAGACAATTTAAAGGCATTGCAGGATTTCCTTCTAGACAAGAAAGCAACTTTGATACTTTTGGTGTTGGCCACTCCTCTACATCTATTTCTGCAGCTTTAGGCATGGCTATAGCATCAAATTTAAAAGGTGAAACAAATAAACATCATATTGCTGTTATTGGAGATGCTTCTATTGCAAGTGGAATGGCTTTTGAAGCCTTAAATCATGCAGGAGTTTCTAAAGCAAACATCCTCATTATTTTAAATGATAATGCAATAGGTATAGACCCTTCAGTAGGTGCTTTAAAAGAATATTTAACACGAGTTAAGACTGATAAAAAATTAGCAGCCCAGAACAACATTATCAAAGCCTTAAATTTTGATTATTCAGGTCCTGTAGATGGCCATGATATACCTAAATTACTCGCGGAATTAGATCGATTAAAACAGGTTAAGGGCCCTAAATTTTTGCACGTTATTACTACCAAAGGTAAAGGTTTACAAAAGGCAGAGGAAGATCAAATTACCTATCATGCACCAGGAAAATTTGATAAAATTTCTGGTGAGCGATTGCCTAAAGAGGCTAATTCATTCACCAAGTATCAAGACGTATTTGGTAAAACTGTTTTAGAATTGGCTAAAAAGAACTCTAAAATTGTAGCAATTACGCCAGCAATGTTAACTGGTAGTTCGCTTAAGTTAATGATGCAAGAATTACCAAATAGAACTTTTGATGTTGGTATTGCAGAACAACATGCAGTTACGCTTGCAGCAGGAATGGCTACTCAGGGTTTAGTGCCCTTTTGTAATATCTATTCTACATTTTTACAGCGAGCTTATGATCAGGTCATACATGATGTTGCCCTGCAAAATTTACCTGTAATTTTTTGCTTGGATAGAGCTGGTTTGGTTGGTGAAGATGGTGCCACGCATCATGGTGTTTTTGATATTGCTTACTTAAGGTGTATTCCTAATTTAATTGTTTTTGCTCCTAGAAATGAAATTGAATTGCGAAATATTTTATACACAGCTCAGCTTGGTTTAGAAAATCCGATTGCAATTAGATATCCTAGAGGATATGGAAAAATTAAAAATTGGGAAGTAGCGTATTCTAAAATTGAAATAGGCAAAGGGTTTTGCCTAAAAGAAGGATCTGAAATAGCAGTACTTTCTGTTGGTACTATTAGTGAAAATATTATAGAAGCCATTGCAAACTCAAATAATAAAGAGACCATTGCTCATTATGATATGCGTTTCGTAAAACCATTAGATGAAAAGTTATTAGAAACCATATTCCACAAATTTTCTAAAATTATTACCATAGAAGATGGCACAGTAAAAGGTGGCTTTGGTTCAGCTATTGTAGAATTTGCTGCCAAAAATAGTTTTAAAAACGATATTAAAATAATTGGAGTTCCTGATAATTTTATAACGCATGGAAGCATTTTAGAGTTACAAAAAGAAATAGGTTTAGATGTTAAATCTTTAACTAAATTATTTTCTAAAACATAAAAAAAAGGCACTTTAAAAGTGCCTTTTTTTTGTGGTAATCAACAGTTATTTATTGAATAATTATTTTCTTAGAAGTCCTTACTCCTTTATCATCAATTAAATTCAGAATGTACATCCCTGCATTTAAATTAATGCTCATCTGCTTTTCTTTCTGTGAGCTAAAATCTACAGAAGAATTATAAGCTTCTCTTCCAGAAACATCATATATTTTAATTTTTGTTTTTGCAAAACTTTCACCTGCGTAAATAGTAAAATTACCATTTGAAACTGTTGGATATACTGCAAACAACTCTTTATTATCAATAACATCTTGTACAGAAGCTGTTGCTGCATTTATAGATTTTATGGCCCAACCATATGAATTTACACCTGCATCTGTAACCAATCTAAATCTGAAAACTACAGTTTGCCCAGCAACTAAACCTTTATCAATTAAATTGATGGTTTGCGTTTTAAAAAGATTGTCTGTATAAACTGCAAAAGGATCATTATAGGTACTTAACCAATCAGAGTATCTTCTAGCATCATACTTATCTAAAGTTACCCAGTTTTGTAAATCTGTAGAAGCTTCTATAGTTACATAATCGTAGAAAGAAGTTAAATCAGCCAAATTATCTGTATACGGTTCTACAATTGCAACATCTGTATAGGTTAAGGTATTACTACCTTGAGAAATAACTAGAGGCTGCTTTAAAATGGTAGTATACGTTTTATTGGCAACATAAGGATGTTCTGCTGAATTTAAAACATCTTCTGTAAAATAAAGTGCATTATCAATTTTAAAGCCACCATCTAAAGTATACACGTCAGATTCTTCGAACTGTGCAATATTTACATTGGAAGCTGGCGCATTAAAGTTAATAATATTCACAAACTCTTCAGCAATACCAGTTTCTAAACCAACATTATCATCAAAAAGTTGCACTCCAATTTTATGAGTTCCTTCAGATAATGCTGCTGTTTCAAAAGTATAAGTTACACCTGTAGTATAATCTTGAATTACTTGATCTACTTCTACATCATCTACAAAAAACTTAGCTCTTGTTACATCTTCTACAGTTGCATTGTATTCTACAATTGTACTTGAATCATCAATACCTTTTTGTCTTAAAGCAACATCTGGCGCTACTAAATATGCAGGCAAAGTATAACTTGCTAATTCTGTTACTGTAGCAGACCAAACTCCTCTACCATAAGTTGAAATCACAACTTGATCGTTTACGATTCTTAGATCGTAAGTAGCCACAGGTATAAAGCCATCAACCATATTCCAAGTTGTACCACCATCTAACGTTTCTACAATACCAATATCTGTACCTGCCCAAATTACATTTTCATCAAAAGGCATCTCTAAAACACAGTGAACTGCTACATCTGGAAAACCTCTTAACTCTCTATTTGCAAAGCCAGAAATATCTGTCCAAGTCTGACCTAAATCTTCTGTTTTTAAAATTTTTGCTGCACCTTGAGAAGCGAATGAAACGTAAGCTCTGTTTGCTTCTGTGTAAGAAGGAGCAATTCCTGTAATGAATAAGTTTTGATCTCCATTTGGATTGTCATATACGCCTGTTGCACTAAATGTTTGACCATTGTCTTGTGATACATGCATTACATAAGAACCACTTTCTGTCATTGCTGCACCTGCCCAAACTATATTTGGGTTTGCAGTAGATGATTCTACATTTAAAGCACTAGAAGCACTTGGTGCAAAATTATTAGAAATACTACTTAATCTCCAAAAACCACCAAAATCTGTAGATCTCCAAACTCCGTTTGTTGAAATTGCAAATACTACATTTGGATTGTTATCTACATTAGATAATTTCGAGTAAAAAGGAGATAAACTTCCATTTCCTGAATCATCAAAACTAGTTAATGCTCCATTATAATCTATATATCTACCAATATTACCATAGTTTTGAGAAGCTACTATAAAATTACCTGGTTTGTTGTAATGCCAAACAGCTTCAAAACCATCTCCCCCTAATATTTTTTGATACGATTTTGTAATGCTTGAATTGTCTCCAGAAGAAATCCAAGAACCATTATCTTGAGCACCTGCTATATAATTGTCTTCTCCATTTTGTTTTGTAGCTGCATAAAATTGAGTACTATTTTTACCTGCTACAGTTGCAGACCAAGAACCATCTATAGCCCCTGGATTTACACTAAAATCTGTGCTATAAACTCCACCATCATTTGCCAACAAAATTCGAAATTCTTGATTGTTTCCAAGAATATAACTCATTCCATGCTGATCTACGTGAACTTCATCATTTATTTGAGTGCTGTCATAACCAGATGCTATCGATTGAAAACTAAAAGTAGTACCAGTTACAGTTACTTTAAAGACAGCTACACCACCAACATAGAACGTATTTACATCATAAGGATGTGCCATGATAATATTATCATACCAACCTTGACCTGTAACTAAATTTGCATTAGGACTTGTGGTTGTTAACTTTGTATATGACTCCCCTTTATCTGAAGAAACATAAAAATCTGTATTGGTATAAGTACCACCACTTGCAGAATAAACACTTAAATAAATGTAATTGCTATCTGCAGCAGATACTGCCAATTCAAAACGACCATGACTTGGGTTAAAATTGGCTCTATCAAAAGAAGTAGACCAAGTTAAACCACCATCTGTGCTTTTTACGATTCCGAAATTACCCACTGAACCATACTGAATATTAAAATCTGTAGGATCTGCATCTAAATCTTCTACAGTATCAGAAGAAACATAGGTTTGAGACCAAGTAGCACCACCATCTGTAGTTCTATAAATTCCGCTAGTTGTACCTACAAGTACATTGTTTTTATCAGTTGGATTAAGTATAATTCTTCCTACATCTCCAAAATTAGCGGTATTTGGCAAATTAGTCCAAGTAGCACCACCATCTGTAGTTTTATAAACACCTGAGCCACCAATAGCACCCAAATTACCATAAGGTTCTCCTGTACCTACATATAGCGTGTTTTTGTCTTGAGGACTAATAACGATTGTTGATGTTGCCAAGTTAGGAATTGTACTATCTGTTATATTCGTAAACGTAGTTCCTGCATCTTCTGTAAGCCAAACTCCACCACCTACTGTACCAAAAAACCATCTGTTTGCATCTGTAGGATCTACTGCTATACCTCTAGTTCTTCCTGGTACGTTTGCAGGCCCTCTTTCCGTAAAAACGGCTGTAATTTCTTTGGCACTTTTGCTAGGTATTCTTCGTTTTCTAGCCTTTTTAAATTCTTCTATTAAATAGCCATTTTTATAAGTAGATTTTTCAGCATCAATAGGTTTTCTAATTTCCTTTTGATAATCTGCCATGTGTTCAATACCCTTTTTAAGTCTTGTATTTGGACTTTTCTTCGTCTTCTTTTCATTAATAACTTTAATTTTAGTTTCAGAAGAAGTTTTAGTTTCTTGCTTGTTTTCTATATTACAAGAAATAGAGATTACACTTAAAAGTGCTATTAAAAGGTAGTTAACTTTTTTCATTTATTTTATTTCTATTATTATACTATTCTCTTTATTCTTTGAATCATTTTCTAACAAAACACCATCATTATCCTGTTTAATCATTCCTATATGTGGGTATCCTATTAACTGTGTATTTGAATGCCAAATCAATTTTGTGCCCTCGAACTTGCCTGTTTTTATTACTTTTTTATCATCTGCATTTAAAACTTTATAATCGATAATTTTTCTTGCAGTTAAATCGTTTTTATAACTTGTAATTAAAATATAGGTTTTGTTATTGTTGTAATTCTGCTCTACAATCATGTCTTTGCTAGTAGTTTCTATAATTTGCTCTGAATCAGTAGATAATTTATTGCATTTGCATGAAGTAAGAAAGCAAAATAATAGTAGCAATTTTAAGGGTAAACTTACTCTTTTTAGCATTTTTTATTGAGTATTTGATATTTCTAGTAAAAATAAAGCTAAAAACTTAAAACTAAATCAAGATAATTGTTAATTTTTTAGCTTTTCCTAATTTTTAGCTTAACCAAAAAGTCAAATTATGGTAAACAAAAAAAGGAGGCTATTAAGCCTCCTTTTTTTGTTTTAAAATCAACTATTATCTAGGTATATCATCCATAGAAATTTTTCTATCAATAGTATATTTAGCATATTTAATTTTATTGTTTTTCTTGTAAGATAAAACAACTTCATTCGGTTGTAATTCAAAAGGAAAATCTTCGTTTGCTTTTAACGTAAGTTCTTTATTGATACTACCTGAAATACTAAACTTTTCTGTATTCTTTTTAGAAGGTACAATTTGGTTTTTAAAATAGATAGCCATCAACTCATAAGTATTTGTATCAAACTTATTAAAGTTTAGATTTACTTGAATGTAGGCATCCTCATCTGCAATTGCAGGTGGAATTTCTTTATAAATCCCTTCTTTTAATTGCAAATCGTAGTCTTTTACCAAAGTATAGTCTTGCGATTTACAACCAAACATTAAAACCACTAAAAAGAATGAAAATAGAATTCTCATAGGTTTAGTTTTTTACAAATTTTCTAGAAATTGCTCTATTATTTTCATTCAACTTTACAATGTAAACGCCTTTGGTTAAACTAGATACATCTATAGATTTTTCATCTAAAAGACCTTTTAAAACCTCTTTACCTCTAATATCATAAACAGCGAACTTTGTATCGTTAGACAATTCAATATCATTAGAACCAAACTGTAATTTAAATTGAGTTGGATTTGGATACATTGCCAATGTTACATCGTCAATCGTATTTGAACTTACTGATAAAGGACTATTTAAATCGGCTTGATAAATTCCATTTCCATGTGTACCCATTAATAAAATGTTGTCTGATGGTCTATAGACTAAACCACTTACAACTGGAATACCCATTGTATTTGCACCTTGTAACTCCCAATCTTCAGTTGTAGGATCATCTGAGCTATATAAACCTCTAGCAGTACCTACAAAGTAAGTAGTTACTCCATTTACTGAAGCTATTGCTCCAGCTCTAACTGAAAATGCCTCTAAGTTACGTTCAACCTCTGTCCAAGTTGGAGTTGCAGCAGTTGCATTGTTGGTAATGAAAATGTTTCTAATATCATCTCCATAACTTGCGTAAGTAACCATCACAATATCTGGGTTTGTTGGATGCACAGCAATATCTGAAGTATATTGCCCATTATTGGTTTCAACAGGATCAATTACCACTTCATCAGGAGTAATTTTTACCAAAGTTGATAAATCAGTAGCATTGATTGGATCTTGTAAACGAAATATATTACCACCTCTACCACCAATAAATAGGTAACTATTTGCTGGATCATAAGTTCCTCTGGTTGTTTCAAAAGTTGTAATTCTTTCTGAGAACTGAGTACTACCCACTAAGGTCCATTCTGTACTAGTTACATTTGGAGCATCGTTTGTTCTTACCAAACTTCCATTACTTGCATAATAGATGGTTGATGGATTATCTGGATCCATATGAAAGTAAGTCACAAACTGACTAGGATATGCCTCTCCACCAGTTGTTGGAGTTATCGTTGCTGTAATATTAGTTCCTGTTCCTCTGTACATAGAACCATTTTGAGTTGTTACATACGTAGTATAGCCTTCTGCCAATAAACCTGTTTGCGGAGTTACTGCAACTGCAGCACCATCACCACCAAACAAATCAATCATGGTAGCAGCATCTGCACTACCCGCTTCTATACCACCAATTGTAGTACCATTGTCTTGTGCTCCACCAATTATAAAATCGTTTCCAGCCTCATTAACCATATTAACATGGTAATATTGATAGGTTAAATAGTTATTATTTAAATTCTCCCACTGAACAAAATTAGAATTGATATTATTTGTTTTGTGCACACCACCATCTGTACCTGTAAAGAATACATTACTATCTGTTATGCTCCATGTTAATGCATGAATATCTGGATGATGATCTACACCTCCTTCATTATATGTTGCATATGTTGCTGCTCCTCTATAACCACCAATTCTTTTAAAAGTGTCATCTGTAGTGATGTCTGCAATTTTATACACGTTTGTACCACCAATAGTTACAAAGTTTTCATCATCTGGCTTAACAGAAATTACTAAATCATAAGCACCTTGAATTGAGAATGGATCATTACCATCACTATCTCCACTAGGATCATCTGGTAATTTACTGCTATAATCTGTCCATGTAGTTGTAGCAGCATTGTATTGCCATAAATCTGCTTCAGGAACTCTGTTTCCTTCTCTATTACTTTCACCATTGTTATACAAAATGTATAAAATATCTTCATTAGATGGCGCTAAAGCCATTGTAATTCTATTTGAAGGTGTAAAGTCTGCTGAAGTAGGATTTATTTGTAGCCAATTTCCATTTCCTGTAGCTGATGTGTAAACACCTCTACTAATAGAACCACCTCCATCTAAAGATGCATAAACTCTACCTGTACTAGCAATAACTATATCTGTCCAACCTGTATCATTATCTGTTAATTCTAATTCTACAACTGGGCCACCTTCTGCCATTCTGTAAATTTTACCTGCTGTACCAACAAATAATTCACCTGTTGTAGGGTGTACCTCTAAATCAATTACAAAATCAAAGAAGTTATCAAAAACTTGAAAAGTACCATTAGCTGTTGCTGGTAATTGTTGCCAAGTTACACCACTGTCTGTAGATTTCCAGATTCCATTTCCTAAATAGCTTTCTTGTATTCCTGCACTGTTTCCTCTTAACTCACCTGTTCCATAGTACCAAATATTTTGGAAACCATCTCTAGGATCTTGAGCAATTGCTGTAACATTATGTATGTCGTTTAAACCAGAAACTTTGGTCCAAGTTGCACCACCATTTGTTGTTCTGAAAACACCACTACTCACACCACCAGCTATCATTGTGTTACCTGTAGCATCAGACAAATCTATTTTCAAGGCTCTTGTTCTACCTCCTAAATTAGAAGGCCCTCTACTTACAAAATCATAAGCTGCAGATTTTTTAGCTACATTTTTTTGTCTTTCAATAAAAGCAGTTTCTAATTCTTTATTCTTTTCCGCTTCTGGAATTAACCCTGTTTTCGGGTTCTTTTGCATGTCAAATTCATGCAACCATCTAGCCTCTGTATCCTCTGCTTTTTCGGCTAAGGTTTTCTTTTTCTTTTTAGGCAATTTTGCATCATCATTGTTACTAACGTTACAAGACAAAACCAAACTCATTGTAAAAACAACAAGCATTACATTGTAGATTTTTTTCATTTGTTTATTTTAAAATATATTTCCAAAAATTTTTCTTCTTAGTCTAATTGCATAGCTATCAGACATCCTCGAAACGTAAGTACAAACAGCCATAATTCTATCATACTGACTATCAGATTCACTAACGAATTCTTGAGGCATTAAATTTACTAATAAGTTGTCATAATTACTATTATTGTTATTATAATTATTATTAATGGCAGTTATAAAAACATCTAATAAATCGCCAATAATTCGATAACCTGCCACTTCTTTCTCTAGCACCTCTTTACTCTTGTAAATTTTATCGATACTTATTTTTATAATGTCGTTAATTTGTGCCTCATACTTACACTTGTCTAGTAAAGAATTTTTAAAATCACCATTTAAAATGGCTATTTCATTATCTAAAAAGATAGTTACAGCCTCATCAATTAAAGCATTAATTGCTATTGCTCTTAAATAAGCTGTTCTATCTTTGGTATGTTGTAAAGCATAATATTTGTCTCTATTGATGCCATAAATTAATTTAGACATGTATTCTAAGGCATAATCTTCTTCGATTAAACCTAAGTTTATACCATCTTCAAAATCAATAATCGTGTAACAAATATCATCTGCAGCTTCTACCAAATACGCTAAAGGATGTCTGTAAAATGAATTGGCTTCTAAATTTTTAGGCTTCATACCCAATTCTGCAACAACATCTATAAAAGCTTCTTTATCCGATTGAAAAAAACCGTACTTTTTATCGACAATATGAGAGGTTGGTTTTTTAGGTAAACTCTCTTTAGGATACTTTAAAAAGGCACCCAAAGTTGCATAGCAAAGACGCAGACCTCCAGAGATACCTTCTCTAGATTCGGTTAAAATCTTGAATCCGTTTGCATTACCTTCAAAATC contains the following coding sequences:
- the dgt gene encoding dGTP triphosphohydrolase; this encodes MNWEQLLSLKRFGDTQKRPRIAQDETRLGFEVDFDRIIFSSAFRSLQDKTQVIPLSETDFVHTRLTHSLEVSVVGRTLGRRVGKVLLERHPNLVELGYTFNDFGAIVAAASVTHDIGNPPFGHSGEKAIGEYFKTGKGLQYKEHLSAKEYQDLVDFEGNANGFKILTESREGISGGLRLCYATLGAFLKYPKESLPKKPTSHIVDKKYGFFQSDKEAFIDVVAELGMKPKNLEANSFYRHPLAYLVEAADDICYTIIDFEDGINLGLIEEDYALEYMSKLIYGINRDKYYALQHTKDRTAYLRAIAINALIDEAVTIFLDNEIAILNGDFKNSLLDKCKYEAQINDIIKISIDKIYKSKEVLEKEVAGYRIIGDLLDVFITAINNNYNNNNSNYDNLLVNLMPQEFVSESDSQYDRIMAVCTYVSRMSDSYAIRLRRKIFGNIF